In the genome of Lactuca sativa cultivar Salinas chromosome 3, Lsat_Salinas_v11, whole genome shotgun sequence, the window TAAAAATGTAATGAGAGTTTGCTTTTTTTTTGTGTAACACCCAACAAATTGAAGATGATCGAAGATGTCGCGGAAGATGCGGAAGATAAGGAACGTCTGAAATGTTGTCAGAAATAGAACTCAAACCCTTAAAACAGGTTTACCTGCTATTGCTGGTAATAATGATATGTTTTAAACAAAAATACAAGTTTGAGGGTTAACAGTGCACCAAAAAAAGTTAGTGAccaaatatatacaaaatatataGTTGGTTgtcctttcaagtcattatccattttattaattgtttttagataaaaattaattacaaaataataaataaaataaaaggtaaTTAAGCATTTAACAGACAGAAGGCAGTGTAACAAAGTACATATTCAAGTATTGTATGGATGGAAAAAGTTTGATGGACAAGTTTTCGAAAAGAAGGCTGATTCGTAAACAATAATTTTTATCAATACACAACAATTTGTGTTTTAAATGTTGTCTTGTACAACTCTATTaaacataaattgttgtgtacgaaaaaaattattatatacgAATGATCTTAGGAATTGGTAccatttattataatttaatatttaagaATAACCATTAAAGAGGTTTGTATATATGTAATGAGTGAACtttatttttgtatatattatatCATTACTCTTATAGatttattcaattttttttttgaaattgatatttttaggTTTACACGGTTACTCTTTGAGGTGACATGTATGCATATGTGCTTCATGCAAGTTGTTGTTTAACTATGGATTTTAAAAGATATGAATCAAGCACCGGACACAAGATTTTCACCAAGGTCACGAGCCATGGTATGCACCATGCATCAATGCGTGCTCATGTTTAACAAAGGTTTGAGGTTTCTGGTTGCCAAATTTACACGTTGTTTATTACCAACTAGTCTCCAAAGAAATGCCTTTATAGCCCTTACTAAACAccttaattttcaattttcataAACACATGTTATATGACAACCAACATCCAAGACAAACTACTGTGGCAACATATAATATGATATTCTGCTCATAAAAAACGATACTactttgcaaataaatagaagGTGCACTTTATAAAACTAGTTTTATTAATTACTTATATATATTTACATTTCCTAATTCCACCAAGTAAAGATATTACATACAATCATTACTTTTATGATAATAGGAAATTACACAATAGTCATTAATATATTTTGGATAACTATCACGAAAGacattaaatttaattatttttttagttttgacACCCATATTGTAATGTCACCAACTAATGCCATGTAATCGTGCCATCTCAACATACCACGTCAATGACAACCAGATTGACTAATTAAGTAGTCAGAATTATAAAATTGATAAAAATAATGtctaatttaaaacaaaaaatatcccAATGTcaatattgaaaaaaaatgagGGAATAAGCCTGAGAGCCTCCTATAAGGATGCAACTATGTGAACATAGACTTTTTGTGTAATTGTGAAAGATTTCATTGacaaattaagaaattaattctcAATCCTTAATTCCTAATACTACATaagtaatttatttaaaaaacagAACTAAATAAAATGTCTTACtatatttctttatttatttcaacTTTCTACATAATTGaatcaaatcaaataattttacaatgacattaaaaaaaaaaaaaaaaaaaaaactctctcTCACTACCTTTAGGTCCTTTACCTCCTTAACAAAACGCATGAACAAAAACCCTAACTTACAAGGGGACAAAATAGAGGGGGACCAATTTCTCCGAGGCTCATGGATGAAATCGTCCcactttttttaaaatttattttatatttagatTTTAGCAAATAACGATCCCTTTATTTTCAGTAAATATACCCATAAATAGTTagataaataatatataaaaatttataAACTAAACAATCAAGTTCTGCAAATTGTGTCTGTATAATGTATATACAAATTCcatctaaaatattaagatattctGTTTCCAAAGCTGAATATCTTAAAATCAGGAGTGCGAGAATAAATAATTTGTACACTACGTATTGAAATATGTACACATTTCTGTATTTGAAAATATTCACTCTGTAAGAAGCGTCTGCCTATTTGTCAAATAAGCTTCCCTCCATTTATTCTTTCTCCTCGTCTCATACTTGATCCTTACCGTGTCTTCCCTCTGATACATTTCCTctggttctctctctctctctctctctctctctctctctctctctctctctctctctctctctctctcatatcaaATCAATGATTACCTCGATTAGTTTATGTGAAATAACATTAGATTTCATACATTTTGAAGTGATTTTTTAGAGTTTTAGAAATGCAAAAACTGGAAAACTTAGTTTTGTTTGATGAGAGTTGGCTAGGTTCGATTTGGTTTATGATAGCTTATGGAATCAGTGAGTGATTTGATGTGTTTTTTCTCTTTTGCAGAAGAAATAAAATGATCAAAGCATTAATGGGTGCAGCAGGTTCTCTATTGGACGAAGAGTATTGTAAGGAGATTGAAAAGGCTCGTCGAGATCTTCGTGCTCTCATCTTCAACAAAAACTGTGCTCCTATCATGCTTCGCTTAGCGTACGTGATTTCTTATCCttgcttggtcttatgaatctaTATATCTCCTACAGATCGATGATTTGTATAGCTATCTGATTCAGAACTTATAGGAATTATTTGTGAAGCATTGATTGATCGATATTAGTTGAATCGCTTACTTAAGATCAAACATTACTTTTCAGTTCTGATATGGAAATTAGTTCGCTCTTTTATTGCTTTACAAGTGAAATGATAAATAAGGATTATAATTAAACGTTTTAGCATATATCATCGTATTGATTTTGTACAGCATATTAAATGTATTTGTTGATAATTAGGACgtgattctctctcacacacaaaaGGTCAAAAGAATTAGCGATGTTATTTTCAGCAGATTTGATTACAGTGTTTTACGTGTACAACTGGATTGTTACTATATCTGTTATAATTAACTCCTGACAATTGGTTTGACATTGACCTTCGTAGTAGTCTAACATAACTCACGAGAGATGATTTGTGATTGTTTGTAAATATAGCATTGATTTTAACTGTTAAATAATGTGAATTTGTGTATTCATTGTAATCCTCATGATCTATAACTGATAGAGTTTGTTGGGGGCATGCATGCAGATGGCATGATGCAGGGACTTATGATGCTAAAACAAAGACAGGAGGCCCAAATGGATCAATCAGGAACAAGGAAGAGTATATGCATGCAGCAAACACTGGTCTGAAAATTGCTATTGATCTCTGTGGTAAGTTTCTATGCATTTATGTTGTAAACATTATACCATATCTATAAATTAACTATAAAGAAGAGTTTGCTATTGTTTTCCAATGTCTTTTTGTATACCTAGTGTTCCTGATAAAGTTTGTGTTCATGTAATAACAGAGGAAGTGAAGGCCAAACATCCGAGAGTTACATACGCTGATCTCTATCAggtgattaattaattaattgtttaaatatCCGCTTAATTTCATTACATGCTAATAGCTTCAATTTAGTGGTTACACTATTTTTAAACTTATGGTATTTTGATAAAATTGTAACAAAGGAACTTCAAATTCACCCAAAATTATGATGAAATATATGTTGTTCAGCTTGCTGGAGTTGTTGCAGTTGAGGTGACAGGAGGCCCCACCATTAACTTTGCACCTGGAAGGAAGGTATAATACAATAAATTAACATTTTAGTAATTAATAAACCAGTTTCTTATATTAATTATTATAACTTCTCTACTGTATATATACTTGCTTAATCTccatttatttttttgaaacagGATTCAAATGAGTCACCTAATGAGGGACTTCTTCCTGATGCCAAACAAGGTAAGTCCATAATAAAGTTGATTTTATCCTTCACAGTATTCAGATTCTGAATTTTAATGTATACAATCTTTAGGTGCAAAACATCTCCGGGATGTGTTCTACAGAATGGGCCTATCTGATAAGGATATAGTCGCACTTTCAGGGGCCCACACTTTGGTCAgttttaatttcataattatattaatttccaTTTTATAtgatgaaaatttaattaatacaTGGGATTTGCATTTGTTTCATCTCTCAGGGGAAGGCTCATCCAGAAAGGTCAGGATTTGATGAGAAACCATGGACCAAAGATCCTTTCAAGTTTGACAACTTTTATTTCCTGTAAGTAAAAAATTACACATCCATTTTCTCCTTTTTTGATAAATTGACAATAAATAATAATATCATGTAATGAATGAATCAGGGAGCTTCTAAAGGAAGATTCGGATTCTGATTCTGATTCTGATGGATTACTGAAACTTCCAACTGATAAAGCCTTACTGGATGACCCAAACTTTCGTACCTATGTTGAGCTTTATGCAAAGGTGTATAATATATATTCAATCTTTCATTCTATGAATAATTAATgtggaaaaaagaaaaaaaataagcttGTATTGTGGACGTGGATTGTGTAGGATGAAGAGGCGTTCTTGAAAGACTATGGTGAATCACACAAGAAGCTTTCGCAGCTTGGTTTCACCCCACCTCTGTCACCGAATGCTGCGTATCATTTACGAAGATTTGTGAAAATTATTGCTGCTGTTTCTGTGATCTTAATCAGTTACACTATCGTCTCCATCAATCTCGCCAAAGAAATCAACAGAAAGTGCTAATAATCGTAACACACACCACCTGATTGAGTTTCAAGGTTATTATGATTTGGGAAAGAACGTTATGTTCgcataataatgtcgataaacTTTACTTTTGCACGTGGTTTGGTTATCCTACTCTTTAGGCCATCTCCAATTTATGGAACGAGTTCAATAACTAACCATTCCATTTAATCCAGTAAATTCTACGTTATGGATTGCCACATCATTAATTTatctttttttataaataataatattaataaataaaactaaaatattacattaattagaaattcaaaattataattataaaatattaattaaagtttacaatttaaaaattaaaagttacaaataatacattaaataagatgttatctttttaaaatatttttataatttatatatatttttattatttagaataaaaaaatataaagtaacttaataaactaaattattaaatataaaataaaataaagataaataaaaataataataatatataatatgtttgttgaaaaaaagttttattttcactagaaattattatattaaattgaaaaaaaaaagaaaaaaaaagaaaagcatTACACGGTTCAATGGGGATTGAACTCCGTATTCAATAAACTTAAGCTACATTGCATTTTTACTCTATTGAAAGTCACATCATAACTCTTCATAGAACCTCCATTGGGGATGACCTTAGGTTTAGGAAGTGTTTTTGGATTGGCTTAGGGGTGTTTGGCTGagcttatttatgatttatttttcgggcttattttttataagttcatttttgttaactttttttttccaTTAGTTTTGCTTATTTTCTTAGTGCAAGTcaaaataagcataaaagttGAAAAATAAGTTAGAAAAAGTAAACTTATAAAAAATAAGCTCAGAAAATAAGCAATAAATAAGTTTAGTCAAACACCCCTTAGTCTTGCTCTTGATTTTAATATTAGTACGGGTATCGTTGAATTATTTTGAGCGGACTTGTAGCTTTTTTCAgttgggataatgacttaggagggtaataaggttttcagtttgtccgtattaggtcactaaggttttttttttgtgcgtattagaccaatatggtttttattaccgtttagaaatagtccTTTTACCGGTTTTAACGGGTAAAAAggactatttctaaacggtaataacaaccatattggtctaatacgcacaaaaaaaaccttagtgaccaaatacggacaaactggaaaccttattaccctcctaagtcattaacccTAATTTTAAAGACATTGAGAATATATGACCATCAACAGTAAACTACTTCGTTTAGAACTCGCTTCGTCCCATATAACCTGGTACTCCTCTATATGGCGAAGCTCTTCATCTATAGTCGTCCCTTTGGGGACATCCGATAAAATTGGAACGATACAGAGAAGATTAGCATGACCCCTGCGCAAGGATGACACACACAAATCGAGAAATGGTCCAAAATTTTTTTTAACCCTTCGTCGTCTTCTTTGGAACCCTAATTCCCTTTTCAAATGCTAATAGAGTTCAATTGCAATTCTTACGTTTCATACTGAAAGTCATGATCAGACAACATGTGGATTCTATGGTCAGATTGATATTCTTGTTGATGTCTTCAACCATTTGTGGCAAGTAAGGGTGATCTTTCTTTCTATAAAGTCTCCTTTAAGTTTTTTACTTTTCCTGTCATTAAGTTTCATGCTTTATAAACTTCCGTTTATGTGTTGTATATGGTATGTATGTATTTGTTATGTGctgatttttttattcattttgcaACTTCAGTTTCTTAGTTCATGTTGTGGTTTtgctttttataaaataattgataataGACGTCCTCTGCAAGTCCCTGTTGGTTTTACATTTCCATTCGTTATCAAATGTAGACATTGATGGGAGGTATCAAAGTGAGATTGTTTTTGTACATATGGATGTGTTcatgtaaacatttaaatgacaaAAAAGAAGTTATTGATAAAATGTTGCATATTTATGTAATGAAGATCATCAATCATATGAGTTTCTGGACTTAGAAGTTCTGGAAGGGTTGTGAGATAAGTTTAAATGAAAGCAACTATTTTCAGTCAAACAAATCAGTCACATTGATTAGTAAGcatgttttctaaataattagggttaatgacttaggagggtaataaggtttccAGCTTAtccgtattaggtcactaaggttttttttgtgcatattagaccaatatggttgttattaccatttagaaatagtcattttaccggtTAAAACCGGTAAAAGGACTATTTCTAAAtggtaataacaaccatattggtctaatatgcacaaaaaaaaaccttagtgacctaatacggacaagctggaaaccttattaccctcctaagtcattatcccttttcaGTTTTACTCTACATTTCGATGAAAATCGGCCTCTTTTGGTATATAATTCTACGCCTAcacttattttcatattaaaattttttaaagttttgtgtgtgttttcAAATCTCTCTTCAAAGCTTGTTTCACAATAAGTTTTGAGCTTTAAACTAATAAGTAATAAGAGAtaataattaatcttaatttttttttattaatgtgtTTAACCCCtacaattattttttattatttttatcattatGTATTACACTTAACTAGGACTAACAAAATCCTTAAACCTTATATACTTGTATAAAAAAATTGAACTATCTTGACTTCATATATCAATGGGATAAGTGTGTGGAGTAGTAAGTCCATATTTTCCTGTATATGGGCTTGACGGTATAGTTGCTAGGattttataattataaatatttgTAGGTAGGGAGTTCAATGTAATCATTTTGAAACAGTATGATAATATAAGAGTTTTCCGGTTCTTGCTCGTGGGCATATATCAGATTGACCGAGGCACGTTAAATCTTCGTGTACTTTTATTGCTTTTTTGCGTAACAAATGGTGTTAGAGTTGTAGTTGTTCGAGTGGCTAAATTTGTTTATCGAAGGATGTCGTCTTACAAGTTCGATATGGAAGTTCAATGGACTGATTGATTTCAAGTTGTGGAAGGTGAAGATGAAAACCTATTTGGTTCAACATGTTTGTGGGTGACATTAGAAGGAAAGACAAAACCACCGAAGGATTTGGAGAAAAATGTGAAGGTGAACATTCTAACAAAAACACCAAGTGATATTTTTTTATGCCTGATTGATCAAGTGTTGTGAAAGGTTGTGGATCAGAATAATTCCCTCAAGAGTCCGCTGTATCAAAAAAGACATTTATACACCCTTCAAATGTCTAAAAGTACTCAAGCGAATGATCATCTCGATATCTTTAATCATATTATCTAGTTAAGATTGGTGAAGAAAATCAAGCTCTTATTTTTTGTGTTCTCTATCGAATTCATATGAGAATTTTGTTGATACCATGTTATATGGTAGAACAACGATATCTGTCAATTGTTTTGTGGTGTAATAGTAGGTCTAAAAAACATTAACTGGGCTGGTTGGCTTCAAAACCCTCAAATTGTTATCACTCAATTGTTTTTTATGGTGCATTTTTAGTCTAACAGAAACATTAACAAGGTTAGCTTCAAAACCCCCAAATTACTATCACTTGATGCATTTGTTTTGTGTTGGCTAGCTTCTTGGTAGTTCAGTTCTCTTAATAAAATTCTGTCGTTAGAAAAAACGATCATTATGAATGACATCAAGGATGTATTGTTGGCCAAAGGAACGGAAGCGTAGGATTTCTTATAATACATAAGGTTCCATTTCAGGTCAATTTGTTAGTAGAGAAAGAACATAAGAAAAAGAATGATTGTGTTGATGTGGTTCAAGAAAGTTTTGACGAAGGTGCTATAAGTGATGTTTTGATTGTATATATGGCTAGTTTTGTAGACACTTGGATATTAGACGCATATACATCTCATCGTATAACGTTCTCATGTAACAGTgcatattaaaatgtataatggAATGGTTAGAAATATGGATTGTTGGTATGTACCAATCTTTTGAAGAAATTGATTTCTCTTAGAACTGTAGCCAAACATGGACTCAAATATTATGGTGCAGATAATTAGGTTTCTTTTTTTGGAACGGTGGTATATCTCAACGGAAGCCCCTTCATATTATTTCAATGAAGACCCCAAGATCGAATCATAAAATAAGGCAGAGACGACCCCATAGGGATTCCAGGGAGAAATTCCCCACTTGAGGAgataaaacacttttataaacTTTACAGAGGGCTTGCAGGAGTTGAACTCCCAACCTCAAACCTCATATGGGTATAAAATCCATGTCTCTTCCCAGCTAGATAATTAGGTAAAAGTCGCAAAAGGTGTTATCGTGGTAATGAAAGGGAAACGAAAACATGATATTTATTTTCTAGAAGGAAATTTAGTAATTAGGACAATGGATGTTTTTTATATTTAGAGAATCGTGACAACAAATCAAATTATGGCATTGTCGATTGGGTCCATTAAGTGAGAAAGGATATTGATGCCTTTTAAGACTTGTATGGCCTATTACTTTTGACTTGGGATGTCGATCCCTGTGCTCGGAATATTCATGCATTTGAATTGGTATGCCAATCCATTTGACTTGGAATGTTGATGTAATTGAGTTGGGATGTCGATCCTTTTGACTTGGGGTATCGATCTGTTTGTGTTAGGATTTCGATCTCTTTGACTAGGTATATCAATCCCTTTAAGTTAGGATGTCGAACCTTTTGACTTTGGATGTTTATCCTTTGATTTGGTAAGTCCCTTAAGAATGAGGGTTAATATCATGTGAGATTAGGGTTGAAAGAGTTTGTACAATTTATTTTGTCTCTTGTATTGATTGTTATGCCCTATTATAAACTTTTTatataacatccataaattttacgccaaatttaaactttttcaatcataagaAAACCCAATAGTATTGTATACagaaaaaaaaggttttcaaataattATTCAATGAGAGTGTCCCATAAgccagatcataaggatgaggagcggtacggtcacgccttcgccttgccatgatctcctgacgtacttgaaacaaataattgaaaactgtaagcccgagggcttagtgagctacccccgaaataccaataccacaatgataataccatatcagtagtaatcaatcaatcaacatgtaTACTGGGCCATCCGCCTGACTGGACCACCCTATAGGGTCTACAGTCTAATTGAATCTATACCAAGCCTTCGACACGACTGGACCGCcatgtgggcctacagtctccccggaccgctcataggatatgttggccttcagcacaaagcaggcccgcctcaacccaaccaacgagcaaataatcatgtgcgcatagctaacatatactggcatatacagacatcaaacatatctatctcattgaTTATCAATCATAAcaatctctcataactagagcaccgacctagcaggccactaacataccaatccctaaggatcataaatgcataacatactgtctatcctgattccgatctatcagatcacaaccacatatatcatatcataaccataacaactaaagggccggccttagtgccttagacccttttgatatagtaaggataactcacctcgcacatGTCGACtcggtaaactccaactctcggatcacttgccaaagactccaccacctattaccataatacgAATATACCCACAAGTCCTCAACCTTACAtggtactccataaaccaactagtcaacccctggtcaaggtcaaagtcctcagtcaaggtcaacagtccgtgttgaccctactcgccgagtaccctcggctactcgccgagttccttgaagtacttgtccactcgccgagtcaacagagtgactcatcgagttcctttggTTTAAGATCGAACTCTAAGGCCACTCGTCGGGTTTtcttcttgcaactcgacggtTACACACGTATACATAATTTGGGGAAACCtgatccgacttgccgagttgttcatacaactcgtcgagtctacggcaatcttcatcggactcgccgagttgttcatccaatttTTTGAGTCCAGGCATATCTTCATTTGACTTactgagtcaaccttgcgactcactgagttccttcagtccttaagccatacagattcttttaagccatgcagtggctccaaattacagatccaagcttctaaggcatgcttttcacgtaaagttgcaaactttatgtgcatgcatggctaaaaaggctcttaatgtcaaatccaagctcataaTGGGGTCTCATACCCAAGGAAGACTTCATACGAGGCTAAACTCGGAGCTTTATGACTCTAGAAcccaagaagggtccagatctgaagttacaacttcagatctagctcatatCTCACAATATCATCTCATTCAaaccataaaaaccctagatctccACCCAAATGAGGTCTAGAAGGAAAAAGAGGTAAAGgtgacgacttgataccttcaaatgatgctaactgaggtagatctcggattcccacaccttccttgctcCTATCCTCTTGCTCTCCaagttcttcctttccaaaaaccttctttccaagcttaaaacacacaagaatgaagcaccacacgaattagggtttctatgagctctcaaagactgcaaagaggccaaaTGAGGCTTATGCTTCCTTAAATAGAGTGCAGAACCccgtgatttagggtttcatctgacagctcctactcgtcgagtcccttcatggactcggcgagtaggtcactaaacacgcgatccaaccccgctgctactcgacgagtagggcaaccaactcgtcgagtaggacttaaaCCAAGGAAATTCTTATTTAAATCAATACCCGTGAATCAGGGCgttacgattctcccccacttgaactagacttcgccctcgaagtcctctGGGATAAATAATGTCGGGTagtgctcgcgcatctccgcctccggctcccatgtccacttggatcccctccgatgttcccactgctccttcaccaaaggtatttccttgttccgtaaaATCTTCTTCTTTCTCTCCAAGATGGCCAtaggcctctccacgtaattcaggcgctcattgaactgaatatcatccaacgatacTACTGTCTCCTAGTCCAtgatgcactttcgcaactgcgaaatATGGAACGTGCTGtgaatccgactaagctcctccaGAATCTCAAGCCTATAAGCTgctttgccaaccctggcaatgatcctgaatggcctaatatatcggggacccaattttcccctcttcctgaagcggatcacacccttccagggcgagaccttcagaagtaccatgtcacccacctggaattccaactcagatcggcgtctttcgacataacttttctgccgactctgagcggtctgcaatcGTTGTCTAAACTGCTGTATcttctcggtagtttgcagaactacctttGTCCGACCCATTACCCTGTGTCTGACCTCACCCCAACACACTGGGGTTCTACATCTCTGACCATACTACAGCTCAAAAGGCATGATGCCAATACTGGAATGGTAGCTGTTATTGTAGGCAAACTCTGCAAGTGGTAGGTGGGAATCCTAACTCCCACCGAAGTTAATGACGCATGCCCTCAGCATAtgctcgagggtctgaatggttcactcactttgtccatcggtctgcggatggaacgtTGTACTAATGTGCAGccgcgtacccagttcctcatggaacttttgccaaaaacgggaagtaaacctgatATCCCGATCAGAAACGATGGATACTGGAATCCTATGGTGAGAGACAATCTCGCTGACGtacatgtcggccaatttctcagccgacgaactctcccgtatggccaagaaatgggcactcttggtcaatcgatccacgatgacccatatagcatcaaaccccttcgcCGTCCTTGGCAatttcgtaatgaagtccatcgtgatttgctcccatttccacatgggaatctccaaaggctgcagcttaccatgcggcctctgatgctcgaccttgaccatcaggcacctctccacataccaagcgatttcttGTGTAGCGCCCCATTCCCGGTATGTATTTAAATAAGTTTATTCCATTTTttgagaggaactcgacgagtccgttgcccgaatcgtcgagtagagactTGATGAGCTCGCGTATTTAgccgactactcggcgagtccatacgctggactcggcgagtttgcctGTTTGGAGGAAaccctatttttagggttttgcacctatttaaaccctcttatgcACCCAAACTCGTCTCTTTCACCCCCAGAGCACCTACTaacaaaccctagccattttcttagtgagtgtgtgtgtttattgcTTGTGAAGACATCTTTGGAGtaagaaggagaaggagaaagTTGGAGAGTTCAAGgaagaggaagtagatccagaatacACACTCTATTGGTCATCTTTTCTGGTATTAAATTCTATACCTTGCTTATTGATCATATAGATCTAGGTTGTCCCTAATTTGTGGTTTCTAAGcccaaaaaccccaaatcctttaTGATTAGGCCTTATGGCCGGGTTAtacctcagatctggacactCATGGCATGCTTGGAGTATAAAGTTTTGGTTGTGGTTGTGATTGAGTCCCTATTGAGCCTAGAacctcattaagagcttattttggacatatgaagcctttaaagccatgcatgcacgtaaagttagcaactttacatgaaaAACATGCCCTAGAAATTTAGATCCATGATTTGGAACCACTGCATGGCTCAGATCAggcctgtatggaaaaaggacttaaTAAACTCAGCGAGTCCCCAGGGCGACTCGGAGAGTTATATGAAGTTAGCCgtcgacccgacgagttggaagaacaactcggcgagtccgatgaagtttgccttagaactcgatgagttgtgtgagcaactcggcgagtcggatgagttttcccgagtaaagttgtgtttgagtaggatggcttcattccttcgtagttacacgtaaagttagaaactttacgtgttcagatggTTCCAAGATTTCAGATCTATGAGTTA includes:
- the LOC111915449 gene encoding L-ascorbate peroxidase 3; amino-acid sequence: MIKALMGAAGSLLDEEYCKEIEKARRDLRALIFNKNCAPIMLRLAWHDAGTYDAKTKTGGPNGSIRNKEEYMHAANTGLKIAIDLCEEVKAKHPRVTYADLYQLAGVVAVEVTGGPTINFAPGRKDSNESPNEGLLPDAKQGAKHLRDVFYRMGLSDKDIVALSGAHTLGKAHPERSGFDEKPWTKDPFKFDNFYFLELLKEDSDSDSDSDGLLKLPTDKALLDDPNFRTYVELYAKDEEAFLKDYGESHKKLSQLGFTPPLSPNAAYHLRRFVKIIAAVSVILISYTIVSINLAKEINRKC